Part of the Diprion similis isolate iyDipSimi1 chromosome 10, iyDipSimi1.1, whole genome shotgun sequence genome, ACGACGGCTCTGATGACCAGGAATcatgcaaattttcaaatacttctGTTCCTCATACTCCGTAAGAtgatgcaaaataaaataaaaataatataatagtgCATTTACAATTGCATTtcttgatattaattaatcTTGTAACATTATTCTTTATCTTCTTACAGTTctccttgtttatttttccgaAAGTATTAACGAGGCTGCTGCCACGAATTGGATGTGAgtataaaattcaatgttATTTCACAAATAATCACTTCGTCATCGAATAGCGATTAAAGTTTCTTTAACGCCAGCTGCgttgatttgttttatttgcaATCCAACCGCAatgtttattttcacaaacgGTTCAGAcattttcttcctcatttttgtttttcatcaatgaTTAACGATAACGTTTAAAATATACAACAAGGTCGGCAAAAGTGACAAAAgcattttcctcaatttgATTACGATGTTCGTTGCAagctcacaattttttttgaatcattcTCCATCATTCTAACtactgatattttttcttttgtttttctcaatgAAGGGTATTCTCAAGACAGCAATACTTTGACTCGAAGGgtcttttcatttccattgTATTCTCCGTTCCGATACTGATGAACTGCATGATTATGATAGTAAGTACTGCACAATTCTATTCTTGCAAACAATTCCACCGGCATCCTTGAATTTACGGATACTTTCATCCAATTAaataaacgttgaaaatttaaccCACGAATAAcacaatataaataaaagatgtTTTCTTGATATCAGGCGAGCTGGTTGTATCAATCCAGCCAGTTGATGACGAGCCTGAAGAGAGCTCAGCTGAGAGAGCGTACAAGAAATCGTCGCGGCGACGGTGATTCGACAAACGCGAACGGTAAATCAACGAGACAGAAACAGGAGTAATGAGCGTAAGAAAAATCTAGTCAGACATGATGCATACATGTATGAGAGATATgaagaaagataaaagaagTCAACACCTATCTACATCGAGAAATGGTACTGTACGATATGACGGCGATTATATTCTGAAACGAGAATGAAGATAGGTACTATAGATGATAACTATATATGCACACTGATGATAATTactgtaaaatatataaaatataagcgatgtgtgcgcgtgtgtgtattatatactgaaattttttccgggCGGAAAAAGAGTGAGAGAAAGGAAGAATGAGAGAAATTTCGGGAGAAGTGGAGAAAAACGAATCTTTGGGTCTGCACGTGTCGCGATCACGAATTGTGTCGCGTTTCAATATCTCTTTTCCCTTTTTACAGAGGGAAATTGACaagcatataataataatggtgaGGCGAAAACGTAAATACACTGACATCACAACGGATTGAATGTATCCTGCAACCTAgctgattatttgaaaatggaaACACACTTGAAGCAGACATATTTGAAACGTTAATGGCGGGCATAGCGAGTTCTCCACCTTGCGAGTTTGACCCGAGCGTTTATTTGATCACGgccgtgaattttttatattaagtCCTCCTCGGCTTTCCTAGCTCTGATAGAGTATGTTGGAATCAAAATAAACACGCAAATCGAAAGATATGTTAGACCCACGTGACGATGACCATTGGATTTCTCTGAATTCTGTCTTTGCTGCGAGGTTGTTACGCGACTCAATTCGACCCGTTATAACGTGgcgaacaattattattatgtttaatTAAGCGCGTTAATATTTCACGTGTACGTGTACAATTTATAAGCTTTGCATATTTATAAGTTTCGACGAAAATGCTTAATATCGTTAACGGATTGAATgtttgtaatttctttttcatctttgcttacaatatttcatacgctttataaaaataattataaatcgtCTACGTAATAAATTATCTGCGCATACATTCCCGTGACTTATATGATATGATAtgagatacaattttttttttatctgctgtagagaaaattttgattttgtctCTATGAGTGAAGGGATTCAGTTGCTGTTTGCCTGTGCTGATTGTTTTTCGTATATGATTATT contains:
- the LOC124411530 gene encoding transmembrane protein 18 is translated as MAEPQFIATDSIDGVWPFLQSIEWRDPWLAILLTFHVAVTTTALMTRNHANFQILLFLILLLLVYFSESINEAAATNWMVFSRQQYFDSKGLFISIVFSVPILMNCMIMIASWLYQSSQLMTSLKRAQLRERTRNRRGDGDSTNANGKSTRQKQE